Within Micromonospora narathiwatensis, the genomic segment CTTCTCACGAAATTACCGGCCTGTCCGTGATCATCGGCTCTGGCATGGTGCAGCAGTCAACCATCCTTTATGTGCCGTTCGCAACGTCCACGGTCAACTTGGCAGGATTACCCTGCCTACCTCGCCGCGCGATCACGATTGCTACATCGGCCTCGGTGGGCCAGACGCAACAGCCGGGCGGCGGTTTTTTCGGCGCGTTTCGGCCGAGACCCGGCCGGCGGACGCCCGGGCCGATGCGGCATGATCATGCCGTCGAGCGGGAGGGGACGGGCGGATGACGGTGCAGGTGCCGCACGGCGGCCGGGTGCTCTTCATCGGCGACAGCATCACCGACGCCGGCCGGGACCGGTCCCGCGGCGACGACCTCGGCACCGGGTACGCCATGATGGCCGGCGCGTGGTTCACCGCCCGGCATCCCGCCCACCGGGCCGGTTTCGTCAACCGAGGCGTCAGCGGTGACCGGGTACGCGACCTGCGCGCCCGCTGGGAGGGCGACTGCCTGGCCCTCGCCCCGCAGGTGGTGTCGGTGCTGATCGGCATCAACGACACCTGGCGGCGGTACAGCGAGGACGACCCGACCAGCGCCGCCGACTTCGCCCGCGACTACCGGCACATCCTGGAGTCGACCCGGCGGCTGGGCGCGCGGATCGTCCTGATCGAACCCTTCGTGATCCCGCTCGACGACGCCAAGCGCACCTGGCGGGAGGACCTCGACGCGAAGGTCGACGTGGTCCGCCGGCTCGCCGCCGAGTACGACGCGACGCTGGTCGCGGTGGACGAGCTGTTCCGGTCCGCCGACGTCGACGACCGGGTGTGGACCAACGACGGGGTGCACCTCACGCCGTTCGGCCACGCGCTGCTCGCCCAGCAGTGGCTGCGGGCGGTCACCCCGACCGTCTGAGGGCCGGCGGCGAACGGGGTGACGACATGAACGAGCACTCGATCCGGCTGCGGCCGGTCGTCGAGGAGGATCTGGCGATGTTCCGTCGATTCGCGACGGAGCCGGGCC encodes:
- a CDS encoding SGNH/GDSL hydrolase family protein is translated as MTVQVPHGGRVLFIGDSITDAGRDRSRGDDLGTGYAMMAGAWFTARHPAHRAGFVNRGVSGDRVRDLRARWEGDCLALAPQVVSVLIGINDTWRRYSEDDPTSAADFARDYRHILESTRRLGARIVLIEPFVIPLDDAKRTWREDLDAKVDVVRRLAAEYDATLVAVDELFRSADVDDRVWTNDGVHLTPFGHALLAQQWLRAVTPTV